TTCGCCTGGGCCGCTTTATTCGCGGCTGCGGGCGTTATTGTCATTCATTTTTATCAGCGCCGCCAAACGGGCCGCAAATTTGTCTTCACTAATATGCGCCTGCTGCGGGATATCTTGGAGGAACGCCTCCCTCAGCGGCGTTTAAGGGACGTCCTTTTGGCTTTGCTGCGCGCTTTGGCGCTGGCGTTGGCGCTGGCGGCCTTGGGGCGGCCCATCCTTAAGGGTTTGTTCGAGGCCGAATCCCCCGGCGCCAGCGGGCGGCGTGAATTTTGGATGGTGATGGATCAATCTTTTTCCATGGCTTATAAAGACGCGGGCGGTTCATCCATGCTTTCGCGCAGCCAGCAGGCGGCCGAACTCGTCGGCCGGACCATCGAGGAATCCTTCCCCGGAGCGTCCATCGGCGTTTTTTCTTTTTCCCAGTCCGCAGAGGAAAGCGCGGCCCTGGCTCCCGGGCAGGGGGGATCGTGGCGCCAAGCGCTGGGATCGACGAGCGTCGTCACTCGTACCACGAGCCAGGCGGCCTGGGTGAAATATTTAACCGGACGCGCGTCCCTGGATCGCGTCGGCGGCGTGTTTGTGTTCACGGACATGGCCCGCCATGGGTTCAACCCGTCGGCTGCGGCCGGATCGTGGCCTGGGAACGTGCCGGTTGTTTTCGTCAACGCGCATTCGGAGCCTCCGGCGAACCGGCGCTTGACGGCGCGCTACGATCAAGGCGCCGGCCACGCCGAAGTCGATATTTTTTGTTACGGGGCCCAGGCCAAGCCGCCGGAACTAGCCCTGCGCGTCGAAGACGCCGTCAATCACGCGACATTGGCGGCGAGTCGCGTCAAAAATTGCGGCCGGACGACCTTGCCGCTGGCTGCTTTGGTTAAGGAAAACGCGGAGCGACCCGTGCGTCTGGCTCTTGAAGAAGACCGGCTCGCGATTGATGATCAGGAGTATCTGGTGCTGACCGCGCAAAGCGAAGGATCGATCTTGATCATCGACGGCGAGCCGGGCCGCCGCGCCGCGGAAAGCGAAAGTTTTTATATCCGGGAGGCGCTTCGGGTCATGCACGGCGCCTCCCGTTGGAGCTGGATCACCGAGGATGAAGCCAATCGCTTGGCGCCGTCGGGACGGCTGGCGGACGCCGTCGGGCAGATATGGCTGCTGCATCCTAAAAAACTTTCTCCTGCTTTAATCGATCTGCTGCGCGATTATCTTGGGCGACACAACAGCAAACTCATCGTCACCGCCGGGGAACATGTGGATCGCGACGGACTGGCGAAGCTCTTGGGCGTCATCGCCGGTCCGGCGCAAGAAGGGGGTGATGGGAGGCTCGTGATCGCAGACGATGAGCCCGCGCCGGTTTCCTCAGGCGCGGGCCAATCCGCGTCCGACGCCAAATGGCTGGGGACGGTTTCGCGCGGTACGGTCCGGGCCTTTGAGCTTGACCGCGTTCATGTCAGCCGTTTCCTGCGCTTGGAACAGGGTTTAAGCAAGCAAAAATCCCTTCTGGTTTTCGAAAGTTCCGGTGTTCAAACGCCGTTGCTGGCCGAGGGGCGCGCGGGTTTGGGGCGGGTTTTTTTATTGCTGACGAGCGCGGATTTGGAATGGTCCAATTTGCCGCTGAAAGGATTTTTCGTGACCTTGATCCGGGCGTTGGTTGAGGAAACGGCCGTCGAGACCCTGCCGCGCAGGGCGGCCTTGCAGACAAGCTGGAACGCGGCTCTTCCCGACGGCGCTTTCGGGCCGCCGTCCGCCGTCGCTCCTTCGGGAGCGGCGCTCGCCGGGCGCGCTCAAGAGGGCGGCGTTTCGCTCGGGCCGCTCGATGAATTGGGGATTTATCGCTTGAGGTGGGGGCATCTTCCCTTGGCCGTCGCCCGGCAGGATGCGCCGCAATTTTTAGCGACGTATCTGGATCATTCGGCGCAGGAGTCCGACCTGGCTCAAGCGTCGAACCGGGAAATCCGTTCGCTCCTCGGGCCTGAGGCCGCGTGGGTTTCAGTGACTGTTTCCGAAATCCTGAGGAATCCCAAAAAAGCGGCCGCGCTGTTGGGCGCCAAGGAATTGACGCGGCCTTTTCTTGTCGCGGTGTTGTGCCTGTTGGCCGCGGAATCGGCCGCCGGACTGTTTTTTTCGGGGAAGCCCAAATGAAAAATTGTTTGGCGGCCGTTCTCGTTTTGATTGCGGCCCTTCCATCCTGGGCCTTTCGTCCGGATCAGGTGCGCCTCGGCGTGTTGCGCTACGGCGACGCGTCGGATTTCGATCCTTATCCCACGGTTTGGCGGGAGGTGGCGCGCGCTCTCGAGGAAGCGACCAGCGTTGAATTTGACCCTTTGGTCAAGGAGCCGGTGCGCCCCACGGCCCAGGAGCTCCAATCTCACGCTCTGGTGTTTTTGCTGGCGACCCCGGCTTTCAAGGGATGGAGTCCGTCCGAGCGGGCGGCGCTCGCCAATTGGGTCAAGTTGGGCGGCGGAACCATCGTGGTGTTGGGGGCCGAAGGCTTGGGCGCCGCCGCGGCGCGAGGGAGCCGGGGCGCGGATAGCGACGGCCTCGACGCCAGAATCCGCCGGGAGATGGAGCTGATTTTCGAGGGAGCCAAGCTTGAAGCGATTTCTCCCAAGCACGCG
This genomic window from Elusimicrobiota bacterium contains:
- a CDS encoding BatA domain-containing protein gives rise to the protein MAPTFLNPIFAWAALFAAAGVIVIHFYQRRQTGRKFVFTNMRLLRDILEERLPQRRLRDVLLALLRALALALALAALGRPILKGLFEAESPGASGRREFWMVMDQSFSMAYKDAGGSSMLSRSQQAAELVGRTIEESFPGASIGVFSFSQSAEESAALAPGQGGSWRQALGSTSVVTRTTSQAAWVKYLTGRASLDRVGGVFVFTDMARHGFNPSAAAGSWPGNVPVVFVNAHSEPPANRRLTARYDQGAGHAEVDIFCYGAQAKPPELALRVEDAVNHATLAASRVKNCGRTTLPLAALVKENAERPVRLALEEDRLAIDDQEYLVLTAQSEGSILIIDGEPGRRAAESESFYIREALRVMHGASRWSWITEDEANRLAPSGRLADAVGQIWLLHPKKLSPALIDLLRDYLGRHNSKLIVTAGEHVDRDGLAKLLGVIAGPAQEGGDGRLVIADDEPAPVSSGAGQSASDAKWLGTVSRGTVRAFELDRVHVSRFLRLEQGLSKQKSLLVFESSGVQTPLLAEGRAGLGRVFLLLTSADLEWSNLPLKGFFVTLIRALVEETAVETLPRRAALQTSWNAALPDGAFGPPSAVAPSGAALAGRAQEGGVSLGPLDELGIYRLRWGHLPLAVARQDAPQFLATYLDHSAQESDLAQASNREIRSLLGPEAAWVSVTVSEILRNPKKAAALLGAKELTRPFLVAVLCLLAAESAAGLFFSGKPK
- a CDS encoding DUF4159 domain-containing protein, with amino-acid sequence MKNCLAAVLVLIAALPSWAFRPDQVRLGVLRYGDASDFDPYPTVWREVARALEEATSVEFDPLVKEPVRPTAQELQSHALVFLLATPAFKGWSPSERAALANWVKLGGGTIVVLGAEGLGAAAARGSRGADSDGLDARIRREMELIFEGAKLEAISPKHALFKSFYLVRGTGGVLERSRVVEGIRIGERYGLIFSRNDLLGALLKDAEGRYLFGCYPGGEEQRKESFKLVVNIFLYALTGTYKEDIIHLPYILQKLKR